Proteins from a single region of Methanoculleus horonobensis:
- a CDS encoding ribose 1,5-bisphosphate isomerase, with protein sequence MLLSETAASIKNMEIRGAGRIARAAVEALADYARNLDVSDPETFKQEMQRAADILTGTRPTAVSLPNAVRSVMRALDSFDSVEAARDAVLARAAEFVDHSEHAVERIAAIGARHISDGDVLLTHCNSEAALGCILEAHRQGKDIEVYATEVRPRGQGLITIRTLNDAGIRTNYIVDSAVRYFINDVDLVVVGADAIAVNGAVVNKIGTAQIAHAAHEARTNVIVAAETYKFAPRTILGELIEIEERDPDEVLPREAAKELPFVRVRNPAFDVTPAEYVDLIVTEQGAIPPGLAFTVIRDYLGWRIEELR encoded by the coding sequence ATGTTACTGAGTGAGACGGCAGCAAGCATAAAGAATATGGAGATCCGGGGCGCCGGCAGGATCGCCCGGGCTGCGGTGGAGGCACTGGCCGATTATGCCCGAAATCTCGATGTATCCGACCCCGAGACCTTCAAGCAGGAGATGCAGAGGGCGGCCGACATCCTCACCGGAACCCGGCCGACCGCCGTCTCGCTTCCGAACGCCGTGCGCTCCGTGATGCGGGCGCTCGACTCGTTCGATTCGGTGGAGGCCGCACGGGACGCGGTTCTTGCCCGGGCGGCGGAGTTCGTCGACCACTCGGAGCACGCGGTCGAGCGGATAGCGGCAATCGGGGCACGCCATATCTCCGACGGCGACGTCCTCCTGACCCACTGCAACTCCGAGGCGGCGCTCGGGTGCATCCTGGAGGCCCACCGGCAGGGGAAGGATATCGAGGTCTACGCGACGGAGGTGCGGCCCCGGGGCCAGGGGCTCATCACCATCAGGACGTTGAACGACGCCGGTATCCGGACGAACTACATCGTCGATTCGGCGGTCCGCTACTTCATCAACGACGTCGACCTGGTCGTCGTCGGCGCCGACGCCATCGCGGTGAACGGCGCGGTGGTGAACAAGATCGGGACCGCCCAGATCGCGCATGCCGCACACGAGGCCCGGACGAACGTCATCGTGGCTGCGGAGACCTACAAGTTTGCTCCGCGGACGATCCTCGGGGAGCTGATCGAGATCGAGGAGCGCGACCCCGACGAGGTGCTGCCCCGCGAGGCGGCGAAGGAACTCCCGTTCGTCCGGGTCAGGAACCCGGCCTTCGACGTGACGCCCGCGGAGTACGTCGACCTGATCGTCACCGAGCAGGGGGCGATCCCGCCGGGGCTGGCGTTCACGGTGATAAGGGATTATCTCGGGTGGAGGATCGAGGAGTTGCGGTAG